Sequence from the Candidatus Binataceae bacterium genome:
GAGGATTTCGCGGTCGAGGAAGCAATGGGTCCCATTGTCGATCGCAGCCGCGAATATCTGGGCTCCAGCGACAGCATCGTAATCCGGGTGCGCCGGCTATTGCTTGAGGGGCTGCGCAAGCTGGAGCAAGGCCAGCCGGTCTTTGGCCAGGAGCACTCGCCCGACTATGGGCGGGTGCGAGCGATGGCGATTCGCTACGAAAAAACCGTGGATTGGCGTAACATCGATCCCTTCGACCCGCCGCCCTCCTTGCCTTGGTACTAAGACGGTCGCCTTTAGTCGCTAGCTTGCAAAACGCGGGCGTGGTATCAGAAAGAATTGGAGCGCGGTTCCTTGCAAGCGAAACAACCATTCACGCTGCTGCAGAACCTGACTCGGCTGCTCTTGGCGCTGAGCTTGGTGAGCGTGGCTCTGCTACCTAGCGAACGCACCGGAGTGCGGATGCTGTGTTCGCCACGAGGGGTGGCCGTGACCACCGCCAGCAAGTGCGTTTGCGAAGATTGCGCCAACACGGTCTCGAATACCGACTTTGCCAACGCTCGAGCCCGCCTGATGCCGATCGGGGAGATCCTCTCGCGTCCGCCCCTTATCTTGCGACCGCGCCCGGAACCTGGGCTTTTCGCCAATCCGATCGATCTGCCCCGACTGGCGCGAAGGATGGCGCCGCCCGGAGCTGACAACGCGCCGTTCACCTCCCTTCCGATTCTCTAGCAAGCATAATTTCTCTTAAAACCGCTTTTGTGGGGAGTGTTTTGCCATGAACAAAAGGGCTATTCTCGCCCTCTGTGTGGGTGTTGTTTCCTTCGGACTGCTGAGCACCGCTCACGCGGATCCGTTCGCCAAGGTGCCGGTTGGCACCGTCATCACCAAGGCCAATTGCCAGCAGTATCTCGACCATTTCGACGTCGGCTGGCAGCACGAATGTACCGAAACTGCGCCGCAAAATAGCATGCCACCGGATCTCCAAATCGTAATCGCGCCGACGCAATCCTATCCGGTACCTTCCACCTACTGGGACGCCACCGAAAAATACAGCAAGCAGGTCAGACTGGTTCCCACCGGCGACGGCAGCTACAACATCAAGGGGTACATCGCCGGGATGCCGTTCCCTTACGACAAGCTGGACCGTAACGACCCCCTGGCCGGCTTTAAACTGATGTATGATGCTTACTTTCAGTATCAGCCGGCGGTGATGGTGGGTTATGGGGTCCACACCCTAAGCATCGACCGCTACGGCAACCGCTTCGAGGGCTCTTCCTACACCATGGACTACGTGGTGGAAGCTAACACTGACGCAGTCTATCCGATGACCATTCCAAACTCGCCCGGAGAAGATAAAGGAGTCTATTTCACCAACTACACCGAACAATTGTATCCCACCCAGCTCCAGTATATCGCCGGGGTGGAATGGGACTACATGGATCCCTCGCGGATTCCCGACAACTGGGCCTATATCCCCAGCATTCGCCGCGTCCTGCAGCTATCCCAAGCCGCGCGCTGCGCACCGTTCGTGGCCAACGTAAATTTCAGCTACGACGACCACTCTCGCGTCCAGTTGCCCCCAACCTGGTTCAAGGCCCAGTACCTAGGCACCAAGTACGAGATCACCTACATTGTGCCGGAGGACCGCTTCAAGCAGGCCGGGGATTATCACAATTGGGAAATCCATTACGGGATTTTCCCCACCCCTAAGATAGGCGGCCATTGGGAAGCCCGCCCTTGGCTGCAGCTTGCAATGCAGCGTACGCCTGCTCATGCCGCTGGCTATTGCGAGGCGCAGCACTACGACTGGCTGGACAAAGAGCAGACCATGTCCATCGCGTACGACGACTTCGATCAGAATGGCAAGTTCTGGCGCGGTCAGTACAACTACAACCCGGCCAAGCGGGTTCCTGGCACCAACGGCTATTCCTTCTATAGCGGGGTCTGGGCGCACATCAATCCCGACTTCCAGAACTTCGACAACTCCAACCTGCTGCCACCGATGACTGGGTTCTGGTACAATCAGGAAGCTCCCAAGCGATTCGTCAATTACGATCGCTTTGGAAACCCTGCCGGCCTGAACGAGATCACCCAGTAAACCAACCGTATCGCGGCCGGCCTTGAAGAAACAAGGCCGGCCGCGATATACCCTCCTGCTGCACGCCCTAAGCCGCCTAAATTGTTACCCTTATCTTCGTACTAGATCTGGCGTCGCTGGACGATGGCAGCCA
This genomic interval carries:
- a CDS encoding DUF1329 domain-containing protein → MNKRAILALCVGVVSFGLLSTAHADPFAKVPVGTVITKANCQQYLDHFDVGWQHECTETAPQNSMPPDLQIVIAPTQSYPVPSTYWDATEKYSKQVRLVPTGDGSYNIKGYIAGMPFPYDKLDRNDPLAGFKLMYDAYFQYQPAVMVGYGVHTLSIDRYGNRFEGSSYTMDYVVEANTDAVYPMTIPNSPGEDKGVYFTNYTEQLYPTQLQYIAGVEWDYMDPSRIPDNWAYIPSIRRVLQLSQAARCAPFVANVNFSYDDHSRVQLPPTWFKAQYLGTKYEITYIVPEDRFKQAGDYHNWEIHYGIFPTPKIGGHWEARPWLQLAMQRTPAHAAGYCEAQHYDWLDKEQTMSIAYDDFDQNGKFWRGQYNYNPAKRVPGTNGYSFYSGVWAHINPDFQNFDNSNLLPPMTGFWYNQEAPKRFVNYDRFGNPAGLNEITQ